A stretch of Deltaproteobacteria bacterium DNA encodes these proteins:
- a CDS encoding 3-oxoacyl-ACP synthase III translates to MRYERVFLDTLAFELAPMVVSTAELEDRLAPAFRRLHIQPGQVEALTGIRERRFWAPGTKVSEGAIKAARRALADSPVSPEDLGALIFAGVCRDEYEPATATHVAAEIGVHPRAMVYDLSNACLGVLNGILDLANRIELGQIRAGMVVSCESAREIVDEMISAMLAQEDPDLVVPGEVEKSLDAFRLGLATLTGGSGAIAVIVTDGSFAPKRRRLVGGVNRNAPEHHLLCRWGVEKIDAETYRPYMRTDSVKVLEHGVALGRETFRDFLAELSWTQEAIDRVICHQVGAAHQAQILKTLEIPPEKDFATYGHLGNMGTVALPAAAALAERRGFLAPGQRVAFLGIGSGLNCTMLGIEW, encoded by the coding sequence ATGAGGTACGAGCGGGTCTTCCTCGACACCCTGGCCTTCGAGCTGGCGCCGATGGTGGTGAGCACCGCCGAGCTGGAGGACCGCCTGGCGCCGGCCTTCCGGCGCCTCCACATCCAGCCCGGGCAGGTCGAGGCCCTCACCGGCATCCGCGAGCGCCGCTTCTGGGCGCCGGGCACGAAGGTCAGCGAGGGCGCCATCAAGGCCGCCCGCCGGGCGCTGGCCGACTCGCCGGTGAGCCCGGAGGACCTCGGGGCCCTGATCTTCGCCGGCGTCTGCCGGGACGAGTACGAGCCGGCGACCGCCACCCACGTCGCCGCCGAGATCGGCGTGCACCCCCGGGCGATGGTCTACGACCTCTCCAACGCCTGCCTCGGCGTGCTCAACGGCATCCTCGACCTGGCCAACCGGATCGAGCTCGGCCAGATCCGCGCCGGGATGGTGGTCTCCTGCGAGTCCGCCCGGGAGATCGTCGACGAGATGATCTCCGCGATGCTGGCGCAGGAGGACCCCGACCTCGTCGTCCCCGGTGAGGTCGAGAAGTCTCTCGACGCCTTCCGGCTCGGACTGGCGACCCTCACCGGCGGCTCGGGCGCCATCGCGGTGATCGTCACCGACGGCTCCTTCGCGCCGAAGCGGCGGCGGCTGGTCGGCGGCGTGAACCGCAACGCGCCGGAGCACCACCTGCTCTGCCGCTGGGGCGTGGAGAAGATCGACGCCGAGACCTACCGCCCCTACATGCGCACCGACTCGGTGAAGGTGCTCGAGCACGGGGTGGCCCTCGGGCGGGAGACCTTCCGCGACTTCCTGGCCGAGCTCTCCTGGACCCAGGAGGCCATCGACCGGGTCATCTGCCACCAGGTGGGCGCGGCGCACCAGGCGCAGATCCTCAAGACCCTGGAGATCCCGCCCGAGAAGGACTTCGCCACCTACGGGCACCTCGGGAACATGGGCACCGTCGCCCTGCCCGCGGCGGCGGCCCTCGCCGAGCGGCGGGGCTTCCTCGCCCCCGGTCAGCGGGTGGCCTTCCTGGGCATCGGCTCCGGCCTCAACTGCACCATGCTGGGGATCGAGTGGTGA
- a CDS encoding alpha/beta fold hydrolase: MVRDYPFESNFLPRPGGRLHYLDEGPKDAPPVLMVHGNPTWSYYYRHLVLALRESHRVIVPDHLGCGLSDKPAEGEYPFTLEARIADLEALMEQLEPLRPVKLVVHDWGGMIGSGWATRHPERVERLVVLNTAAFHRPAGKAIPWQLKLVRETPFGGLLVRGFNAFARGAVRSCVTETTLDAETREAYLAPYGSWQDRLAVLRFVEDIPLKRSHPSYDTVTEVEARLPALLEKPMRIYWGMRDFVFDGDYLAEWERRFPRAEVHRFEAAGHYVLEDRREAIVAGVREFFGAGAPAVQEATS, from the coding sequence GTGGTGAGAGACTACCCCTTCGAGTCGAACTTCCTTCCCCGCCCCGGCGGCCGCCTCCACTACCTCGACGAGGGGCCGAAGGACGCGCCGCCGGTGCTGATGGTCCACGGTAACCCGACCTGGTCCTACTACTACCGGCACCTGGTGCTCGCCCTGCGCGAGAGCCACCGGGTGATCGTGCCCGACCACCTCGGCTGCGGGCTCTCGGACAAGCCGGCCGAGGGCGAGTACCCCTTCACCCTCGAGGCGCGCATCGCCGACCTCGAGGCGCTGATGGAGCAGCTCGAGCCCCTGCGGCCGGTGAAGCTCGTCGTCCACGACTGGGGTGGGATGATCGGCAGCGGCTGGGCCACCCGCCACCCCGAGCGGGTGGAGCGGCTGGTCGTGCTCAACACCGCCGCCTTCCACCGGCCGGCGGGCAAGGCCATCCCCTGGCAGCTGAAGCTGGTGCGGGAGACCCCCTTCGGCGGCCTGCTGGTGCGGGGCTTCAACGCCTTCGCCCGCGGGGCCGTGCGCTCCTGCGTCACCGAGACGACCCTCGACGCCGAGACCCGGGAGGCCTACCTCGCCCCCTACGGCTCCTGGCAGGACCGCCTGGCGGTGCTGCGCTTCGTCGAGGACATCCCGCTGAAGCGCTCGCACCCCTCCTACGACACGGTGACCGAGGTCGAGGCGCGCCTGCCGGCGCTGCTGGAGAAGCCGATGCGGATCTACTGGGGGATGCGGGACTTCGTCTTCGACGGCGACTACCTGGCCGAGTGGGAGCGCCGCTTCCCCCGCGCCGAGGTCCACCGCTTCGAGGCGGCGGGCCACTACGTCCTCGAGGACCGGCGCGAGGCCATCGTCGCGGGCGTGAGGGAGTTCTTCGGGGCCGGCGCGCCGGCAGTGCAGGAGGCCACCTCGTGA
- a CDS encoding fatty acid CoA ligase family protein, whose amino-acid sequence MNVRILKFPKFPSPNVASHLPRMAAIQPERVAVAVARGRAVDGSRRYDRLTFAELDDECDRLAWGLQAVGLSRGQRVVLMVPPSLEFFTLTFALFKIGAVPVLVDPGMGLPSLKKCLEEAEPRAFIGTTKAHLARTLFGWAPGADRLVTVGPRLFWGGKTLEQVRAAGRALPHQVADVEPSETAAILFTSGSTGVPKGAVYRHEVFAAQVEMLRSLYGIRPGEMDLATFPLFALFGPALGMSAIVPEMDASKPGSADPEKLVAAIEDFGCTNMFGSPALVDRLSRHGERLGLKLPTLKRVLSAGAPVRGEVLARMQGLLSEGAQVFTPYGATEVLPVCSIGSDELQATLEATGEGAGVCVGRPAEGNELKIIRIDDGPIERWSDELELPAGEIGEIVVRGPTVTHAYHGRPESTALAKISDGARESRYPIWHRMGDLGRLDEEGRLWFQGRKAHRVVLPGGTLFTVPCERVFDTHPAVRRTALVGIEREGARQPVICVELEPGIGRGQHARITAELRRLGAWRAHTRKIERFLFHPGFPVDVRHNAKIFREKLALWAQEVAP is encoded by the coding sequence GTGAACGTCCGCATCCTCAAGTTCCCGAAGTTCCCCAGCCCCAACGTCGCCAGCCACCTGCCGCGGATGGCGGCCATCCAGCCGGAGCGGGTGGCGGTGGCGGTGGCCCGCGGCCGGGCGGTGGACGGCTCGCGCCGCTACGATCGGCTGACCTTCGCCGAGCTAGACGACGAGTGCGACCGGCTGGCCTGGGGGCTGCAGGCCGTGGGCCTCTCGCGGGGGCAGCGGGTGGTGCTGATGGTCCCGCCCAGCCTGGAGTTCTTCACCCTCACCTTCGCCCTCTTCAAGATCGGCGCGGTGCCGGTGCTGGTCGATCCGGGCATGGGCCTGCCCTCCCTGAAGAAGTGCCTGGAGGAGGCCGAGCCCCGCGCCTTCATCGGCACGACCAAGGCCCACCTCGCGCGGACCCTCTTCGGCTGGGCCCCCGGCGCCGACCGCCTCGTCACCGTCGGGCCCCGCCTCTTCTGGGGCGGCAAGACCCTGGAGCAGGTGCGGGCCGCCGGGCGGGCCCTTCCCCATCAGGTCGCCGACGTGGAGCCCTCCGAGACCGCGGCGATCCTCTTCACCAGCGGCAGCACCGGTGTCCCCAAGGGCGCCGTCTACCGCCACGAGGTCTTCGCCGCTCAGGTCGAGATGCTCCGCAGCCTCTACGGCATCCGGCCCGGCGAGATGGATCTGGCCACCTTCCCCCTCTTCGCCCTCTTCGGTCCGGCGCTGGGGATGAGCGCCATCGTCCCGGAGATGGACGCCTCGAAGCCGGGCTCGGCCGATCCCGAGAAGCTGGTCGCGGCCATCGAGGACTTCGGCTGCACCAACATGTTCGGCTCTCCGGCGCTGGTGGATCGCCTCTCCCGCCACGGCGAGCGCCTGGGGTTGAAGCTGCCGACCCTGAAGCGCGTGCTCTCGGCCGGCGCCCCCGTCCGCGGCGAGGTGCTGGCCCGGATGCAGGGGCTGCTCTCCGAGGGCGCCCAGGTCTTCACCCCCTACGGCGCGACCGAGGTCCTGCCGGTCTGCTCCATCGGCTCCGACGAGCTGCAGGCCACCCTCGAGGCGACGGGGGAGGGCGCCGGGGTCTGCGTCGGGCGGCCCGCCGAGGGCAACGAGCTGAAGATCATCCGCATCGACGACGGCCCCATCGAGCGCTGGAGCGACGAGCTGGAGCTGCCGGCGGGCGAGATCGGCGAGATCGTGGTGCGCGGCCCCACCGTCACCCACGCCTACCACGGGCGCCCGGAGTCCACGGCGCTGGCGAAGATCAGCGACGGCGCGCGCGAATCGCGCTACCCGATCTGGCACCGGATGGGCGACCTCGGCCGCCTCGACGAGGAGGGGCGGCTCTGGTTCCAGGGCCGCAAGGCCCACCGGGTCGTGCTCCCCGGGGGCACGCTCTTCACCGTGCCCTGCGAGCGGGTCTTCGACACCCACCCCGCGGTGCGCCGCACGGCCCTGGTCGGCATCGAGCGCGAGGGCGCGCGGCAGCCGGTGATCTGCGTCGAGCTCGAGCCGGGGATCGGCCGCGGGCAGCACGCGCGGATCACCGCCGAGCTGCGCCGGCTGGGCGCGTGGCGCGCGCACACCCGAAAGATCGAGCGCTTCCTCTTCCACCCGGGCTTCCCGGTGGACGTGCGCCACAACGCGAAGATCTTCCGGGAGAAGCTCGCCCTCTGGGCTCAGGAGGTCGCGCCTTGA
- a CDS encoding NAD-dependent epimerase/dehydratase family protein translates to MRVLVTGGGGFIGGGLARRLAEAGEAVRTFSRGDYPELARLGVEQHRGDLGDPEAVARAVEGCELVFHVGAKAGVWGAAEDFHRANVLGTRNVLDACRRHGVRRLVFTSSPSVVFDGGDLEGIDESQPYPERYPSPYPETKAISEREVRAAASEGLMTVSLRPHSVWGPGDPHFVPRIVERARAGQLRQIGDDTKLVDSTYIDNVVDAHLLAAEKLGPELNGRVYFVSNGEPRPTWQLINAIAVAAGAPPIEKRVPRGLAYAAGSVVEGIWKTFGIASEPRMTRFLVKELTTAHWFDLSAIRRDLGYSPRISIDEGLRRLSVSTDRSSTR, encoded by the coding sequence TTGAGGGTCCTGGTCACCGGCGGCGGTGGCTTCATCGGCGGCGGCCTGGCCCGGCGCCTGGCGGAGGCCGGCGAGGCCGTCCGCACCTTCTCGCGGGGCGACTACCCGGAGCTGGCCCGGCTCGGCGTCGAGCAGCACCGGGGCGACCTCGGAGATCCCGAGGCGGTGGCGCGGGCGGTGGAGGGCTGCGAGCTGGTCTTCCACGTCGGCGCCAAGGCCGGGGTCTGGGGCGCGGCCGAGGACTTCCACCGCGCCAACGTCCTGGGCACCCGCAACGTCCTCGACGCCTGCCGGCGCCACGGCGTGCGCAGGCTGGTCTTCACCTCCTCGCCCAGCGTGGTCTTCGACGGCGGTGACCTCGAGGGCATCGACGAGTCGCAGCCCTACCCCGAGCGCTATCCCTCGCCCTATCCCGAGACCAAGGCCATCTCCGAGCGCGAGGTCCGCGCGGCGGCCAGCGAGGGGCTGATGACCGTCTCCCTGCGGCCCCACTCGGTCTGGGGGCCGGGGGATCCCCACTTCGTCCCTCGCATCGTCGAGCGGGCGCGGGCGGGGCAGCTGCGGCAGATCGGCGACGACACCAAGCTGGTCGACAGCACCTACATCGACAACGTGGTCGACGCGCACCTGCTGGCGGCCGAGAAGCTCGGCCCCGAGCTCAACGGCAGGGTCTACTTCGTGAGTAACGGCGAGCCGCGGCCCACCTGGCAGCTCATCAACGCCATCGCCGTGGCCGCGGGCGCGCCGCCCATCGAGAAGAGGGTCCCCCGGGGCCTGGCCTACGCGGCCGGCTCGGTGGTGGAGGGGATCTGGAAGACCTTCGGGATCGCCTCCGAGCCGCGGATGACCCGCTTCCTGGTGAAGGAGCTGACCACCGCCCACTGGTTCGATCTGAGCGCGATCCGCCGGGATCTGGGCTATTCGCCGCGGATCAGCATCGACGAGGGGCTCCGGCGACTCTCCGTCTCGACCGATCGGTCCTCGACCCGATAG
- a CDS encoding kelch repeat-containing protein, with product MIASRRSHLLAALLALLAPLPAAAQAALEWSDLPNAPFSVSNTARSFTATGLADGRVMIFGPTPGLLDPDTGEWTLLSPTYRRWNHDAILLPDGRVLLTGGMETGSGAWLNTDELWAPEDGSWSLATGWRPRVDSATVLLNDGRALAVGGKYGIGAAQSPIASSALFDPGTDSWSGSLPLETARQWHGLTRLLDGRVLVAGGYTSSDAWGEVFDPATELWSRSAEGPTAILSASSAILLADGRALLPSQDPPLIYDPVAETMTGAGVPDMAPSHATVLLPDDRVLDLWRSGAALGSQTAEELYTLDEATWSWVSLGPKPWTATIQVPVLLPDGRVLLLGPDPVPARLRAALLTARVGDATSGGALPAAVEGAVALRLPDGRALLVGGRGAGAAATDASFVQEADGSWSHLGSLVQARDRHAASLTFDGSALVTGGRDAGGALASVERLTAGGAVWSGVSPLAVAREAHAQVTLPDRSVLVAGGQGAGGAALSSTERYDAASDLWTASGAQGSARYRHTLTLLRDGRVLAVGGLDDVGHLRSTELYDPATGTWSPAGDLAAPRARHAALLLVTGEVLVVGGTDASSPLATAELFDPVTATWSSAGTMSSARVDHAAALLPDGRVLVAGGFDGTTTLADAEVWSPAEKAWTATAALGGARSRAVAIPGRRSGIELLGGLDASGLPLAGTLHLSDFPGRTSGRRPTPTLAAAGVIGGDLILEGTGLRGAHPGAGAAPGVFSGNDHPVVSLMGPGVGRRFLLTRSEGATRAVASLPADLLPGWYEARVHVGGIASEVLLVRVNDRSDEPLALGFTSAPHALVAGSCSPAITFEVRDATGPTTLVEALVVIPESDQPSETGLFADAACTQPLSQLELAAGATGGTFHVRATTAGDLRLRLYAPGLRGAEQTHAVAPALPSALRFVGLPATSPVGSCAGPVELRTEDANGNASLLAADTVLSLSATPAGAVLFYADPGCTAALGSSLTILEARDRTTLYLVGQTEVTVDLAAAAAGFTPASGQVSVLSSDIPVALGMVSPPRSVVAGTCSPAVTVRAETFDGRNPTVGADLPLAITADSPTLALFADAACTVPLSAPAITAGSVSLDLHFLDVVAGSPTLSFAAAGLAPTAQQQTVTPAAAARLVFVALQSTTEAGTPLGFALEARDAYENVVPTYAGTVTFSVSGDPLASLPGDETFTGVEGGSALIGDQGDPLILRTAGTQVVEASDGSITGQQSVLVNPAPAHRVAITGAASADVLQLVPLGLQLVDAFGNDRPEVLPLTVEVRDSTAVVIASTTLDGAIPPGRTLAGDTDASGGARVDVLSTAATSARVCAGGTLPGGETCHALLFGSDAADHVALLPDATSTAAGTTLGVELRLLDFLGNAVAVDATLELAVDGEAHFVSSGTATETVSVTAGAARVELSGERAETVTVTVVTAVDPGGALPEVVPHESAELTFVPAAASGVLLAADDGLAEACESETITIQVVDAFGNAAPEVATLRMGVRAASGAPVILVTSLAGASAGGSEVTGDTDASGQATLTVSLDTADALEVLRLTGGSLPADPTTEPVLGVSFGVGAADPMASTLQASGSEVFAGSGQVTLTVAPHDDCGVSLGRGQLVELFASYGALEPVVDLGDGTYQAAFRTAVGECPAAAAEITARVNGVVLSGSASIDATCLPLDPGSAVTVETTGVRACASQGEWARLHVDPRDQGGAPLPAGQEVTVDVSPPHLVAGAVRELTGPGGAPLYEVEVGSERCGVQAVPLRVGGVLLDEQPLVDFACPAVDPAAITLVATPSSLAADGSTRAELVLGALDVCGNPAFDRSASLAVREGSPPVSLGASAAVLASAGRTGDDLGGSEDGVARWEVSSPAAGVAGFEARVDGVGYLAPSLVTFTLPPEAVLRTFAFDREVAVVGDAVLLEAQLESAYGAELDGLTVTPVWSGLEVKAVRGASHEADGSFLVGELPAGETLSFEVELRVVGQEAVGVELSTSWREPVTNETDSASEARLPLPVEARHYYDYRGCGCESDRASHPGLALLLGLLLLARRRQGSSPSR from the coding sequence GTGATCGCCTCTCGTCGCTCCCACCTCCTCGCCGCACTCCTGGCGCTCCTCGCTCCGCTTCCCGCCGCGGCCCAGGCCGCCCTGGAGTGGTCCGATCTGCCGAACGCTCCCTTCTCCGTGTCCAACACGGCCCGCAGCTTCACGGCGACCGGGCTGGCCGACGGCCGGGTGATGATCTTCGGCCCCACCCCGGGCCTGCTCGATCCGGACACCGGGGAGTGGACCCTGCTGTCGCCGACCTACCGGCGGTGGAACCACGACGCGATCCTCCTCCCGGACGGCCGGGTGCTCCTGACCGGCGGGATGGAGACCGGCAGCGGGGCCTGGCTGAACACCGACGAGCTCTGGGCTCCGGAGGACGGGAGCTGGTCCCTGGCGACCGGCTGGCGACCGCGGGTCGACTCCGCCACGGTGCTCCTGAACGACGGCCGGGCCCTCGCCGTGGGGGGGAAGTACGGCATCGGCGCCGCCCAGTCCCCCATCGCCTCCAGCGCGCTCTTCGATCCGGGCACGGACAGCTGGTCCGGGTCGCTCCCGCTGGAGACGGCGCGGCAGTGGCACGGGCTCACCCGGCTGCTGGACGGCCGGGTGCTGGTCGCCGGCGGCTACACCTCCTCGGACGCCTGGGGAGAGGTCTTCGATCCGGCGACGGAGCTCTGGTCCCGGAGCGCCGAGGGGCCCACCGCGATCTTGAGCGCCAGCTCCGCGATCCTCCTCGCCGATGGACGAGCCCTGCTGCCCTCGCAGGACCCGCCCCTGATCTACGATCCGGTCGCCGAGACGATGACCGGCGCGGGGGTCCCGGACATGGCCCCCTCCCATGCGACGGTGTTGCTCCCCGACGACCGCGTCCTGGACCTCTGGCGGAGTGGTGCTGCGCTGGGGAGCCAGACCGCCGAGGAGCTCTACACCCTGGACGAGGCGACCTGGAGCTGGGTGTCGCTGGGACCGAAGCCCTGGACGGCGACCATTCAGGTTCCGGTGCTGCTGCCCGACGGCCGGGTGCTGCTCCTGGGGCCCGATCCCGTCCCCGCGCGGCTGCGCGCCGCGCTCCTCACCGCCCGGGTAGGGGACGCCACCTCGGGAGGGGCGCTGCCGGCCGCCGTGGAGGGGGCGGTGGCGCTGCGCCTGCCCGACGGGCGAGCGCTGCTGGTGGGCGGCCGCGGCGCGGGGGCGGCCGCGACGGACGCCTCCTTCGTCCAGGAGGCGGACGGTAGCTGGAGCCACCTGGGATCGCTCGTCCAGGCCCGGGACCGGCACGCCGCCAGCCTGACCTTCGACGGCAGCGCGCTGGTCACCGGCGGGCGGGACGCCGGCGGCGCCCTGGCCTCGGTCGAGCGGCTCACGGCCGGCGGCGCGGTCTGGAGCGGGGTCAGCCCCCTCGCGGTCGCCCGAGAGGCCCACGCGCAGGTGACGCTGCCGGATCGCTCCGTGCTGGTGGCCGGGGGTCAGGGTGCGGGTGGCGCCGCCCTGTCCAGCACCGAGCGCTACGACGCCGCGAGCGATCTCTGGACCGCCAGCGGCGCGCAGGGGAGCGCCCGCTACCGCCACACCCTCACCCTCCTGCGGGACGGGCGGGTGCTCGCGGTGGGCGGCCTCGACGACGTGGGGCACCTGCGCAGCACCGAGCTCTACGATCCCGCCACCGGCACCTGGAGCCCGGCCGGGGATCTCGCCGCGCCCCGGGCCCGCCACGCGGCCCTCCTGCTGGTCACCGGCGAGGTGCTGGTGGTCGGGGGCACCGACGCCAGCTCGCCCCTGGCCACCGCCGAGCTCTTCGATCCGGTCACCGCCACCTGGAGCAGCGCCGGCACCATGAGCTCCGCCCGGGTGGACCACGCCGCGGCGCTCCTGCCCGACGGCCGGGTGCTCGTGGCGGGGGGCTTCGACGGCACCACGACCCTGGCCGACGCCGAGGTGTGGTCGCCCGCGGAGAAGGCCTGGACCGCGACCGCGGCGCTGGGCGGGGCGCGGAGCCGCGCCGTGGCCATCCCCGGGCGGCGCTCCGGGATCGAGCTGCTCGGCGGCCTGGACGCGAGCGGCCTGCCGCTGGCCGGCACGCTCCACCTCTCCGACTTCCCCGGCCGGACCAGCGGCCGCAGGCCCACCCCCACGCTGGCGGCCGCCGGCGTCATCGGCGGCGATCTGATCCTCGAGGGCACGGGGCTGCGTGGCGCCCACCCCGGGGCGGGCGCCGCCCCGGGCGTCTTCTCGGGCAACGATCACCCGGTGGTCAGCCTGATGGGCCCGGGCGTGGGGCGCCGCTTCCTCCTGACCCGCTCCGAAGGCGCCACCCGCGCGGTGGCCTCCCTGCCGGCCGATCTCCTGCCGGGCTGGTACGAGGCCCGGGTCCACGTGGGGGGGATCGCCAGCGAGGTCCTCCTCGTGCGGGTGAACGACCGGAGCGACGAGCCCCTCGCCCTGGGCTTCACCTCCGCGCCTCACGCGCTGGTCGCCGGGAGCTGCTCCCCGGCCATCACCTTCGAGGTGCGGGACGCCACCGGCCCGACCACCCTCGTCGAGGCGCTCGTCGTGATCCCGGAGAGCGATCAGCCCTCCGAGACCGGCCTCTTCGCGGACGCGGCCTGCACCCAGCCCCTCAGTCAGCTCGAGCTGGCGGCCGGCGCCACGGGCGGCACCTTCCACGTCCGGGCGACCACCGCGGGAGACCTGCGCCTCCGCCTCTACGCACCGGGGCTCCGGGGGGCCGAGCAGACCCACGCCGTCGCGCCGGCCCTCCCGAGCGCGCTGCGCTTCGTCGGTCTGCCGGCGACCTCCCCGGTGGGGAGCTGCGCGGGTCCCGTGGAGCTGCGCACCGAGGACGCCAACGGCAACGCCTCCCTGCTCGCCGCGGACACCGTCTTGAGCCTCAGCGCGACCCCGGCGGGCGCGGTGCTCTTCTACGCCGATCCGGGCTGCACCGCGGCCCTGGGCTCGAGCCTGACGATCCTGGAGGCGCGGGATCGCACGACCCTCTACCTGGTGGGCCAGACCGAGGTCACCGTCGATCTCGCGGCCGCCGCCGCGGGCTTCACCCCGGCGAGCGGGCAGGTGAGTGTCCTCTCCTCCGACATCCCGGTGGCGCTGGGGATGGTCTCCCCGCCCCGCAGCGTCGTGGCCGGCACCTGCTCTCCAGCGGTGACCGTCCGGGCCGAGACCTTCGACGGCCGCAACCCCACCGTCGGCGCCGACCTCCCGCTGGCGATCACCGCTGACTCGCCCACGCTGGCTCTCTTCGCCGACGCGGCCTGCACGGTCCCCCTGAGCGCGCCGGCGATCACCGCGGGAAGCGTCTCCCTCGACCTCCACTTCCTGGACGTCGTGGCCGGCAGCCCGACCCTGAGCTTCGCCGCCGCGGGCCTCGCGCCCACCGCGCAGCAGCAGACCGTCACTCCGGCGGCGGCCGCTCGCCTCGTCTTCGTCGCCCTGCAGAGCACGACCGAGGCCGGCACCCCGCTGGGCTTCGCCCTCGAGGCCCGCGACGCCTACGAGAACGTGGTGCCCACCTACGCCGGCACCGTCACCTTCTCGGTGAGCGGCGATCCCCTGGCCTCGCTGCCGGGGGACGAGACCTTCACCGGCGTCGAGGGCGGCTCGGCCCTGATCGGCGACCAGGGGGATCCCCTGATCCTGCGCACGGCGGGCACCCAGGTCGTGGAGGCCAGCGACGGCAGCATCACGGGACAGCAGAGCGTGCTGGTGAACCCGGCGCCGGCGCACCGGGTGGCGATCACCGGCGCGGCGAGCGCCGACGTGCTGCAGCTCGTCCCCCTGGGCCTCCAGCTGGTCGACGCCTTCGGCAACGACCGGCCCGAGGTCCTGCCCCTCACCGTCGAGGTCCGCGACAGCACGGCGGTGGTGATCGCCAGCACCACCCTCGACGGCGCGATCCCGCCGGGGCGCACCCTGGCCGGGGACACCGACGCGAGCGGCGGCGCCCGCGTGGACGTCCTCTCCACCGCGGCGACCAGCGCCCGGGTCTGCGCCGGGGGAACCCTCCCGGGCGGCGAGACCTGCCACGCGCTCCTCTTCGGCTCGGACGCGGCGGACCACGTGGCCCTGCTGCCGGACGCCACCAGCACGGCGGCGGGGACCACCCTCGGCGTCGAGCTGCGCCTCCTCGACTTCCTCGGCAACGCGGTGGCGGTCGACGCCACCCTCGAGCTCGCGGTCGACGGCGAGGCCCACTTCGTCTCCTCCGGGACCGCCACCGAGACGGTCAGCGTCACCGCCGGCGCGGCCCGGGTCGAGCTCTCCGGAGAGCGGGCGGAGACGGTGACGGTCACCGTCGTCACGGCCGTCGACCCCGGCGGCGCCCTGCCCGAGGTGGTCCCCCACGAGAGCGCCGAGCTGACCTTCGTGCCGGCGGCGGCCAGCGGGGTCCTCCTCGCCGCGGACGACGGCCTCGCCGAGGCCTGCGAGAGCGAGACGATCACGATCCAGGTGGTCGACGCCTTCGGCAACGCCGCGCCGGAGGTGGCCACCCTGCGGATGGGGGTCCGCGCCGCCTCCGGGGCGCCGGTCATCCTGGTGACCTCCCTCGCCGGGGCGAGCGCTGGCGGCAGCGAGGTCACCGGCGACACCGACGCCAGCGGCCAGGCCACGCTCACCGTCAGCCTCGACACCGCCGACGCCCTCGAGGTGCTTCGCCTCACCGGCGGGAGCCTCCCGGCCGATCCCACCACCGAGCCCGTCCTCGGGGTGAGCTTCGGGGTGGGCGCCGCCGATCCGATGGCCTCGACCCTCCAGGCCTCGGGCAGCGAGGTCTTCGCCGGCAGCGGCCAGGTCACCCTCACGGTGGCGCCCCACGACGACTGCGGGGTCTCCCTGGGGCGGGGCCAGCTCGTCGAGCTCTTCGCCAGCTACGGCGCCCTCGAGCCCGTGGTGGACCTCGGCGACGGCACCTACCAGGCGGCCTTCCGTACGGCGGTGGGCGAGTGCCCGGCCGCCGCCGCCGAGATCACCGCCCGGGTCAACGGCGTGGTGCTCTCGGGCAGCGCCTCGATCGACGCCACCTGCCTGCCCCTCGACCCCGGCTCGGCGGTCACCGTCGAGACCACCGGCGTGCGCGCCTGCGCGAGCCAGGGGGAGTGGGCCCGGCTCCACGTCGATCCGCGGGACCAGGGCGGCGCGCCCCTGCCCGCCGGCCAGGAGGTGACCGTGGACGTGAGCCCGCCGCACCTGGTGGCGGGCGCGGTGCGCGAGCTCACCGGCCCCGGCGGCGCGCCCCTCTACGAGGTCGAGGTGGGCTCCGAGCGCTGCGGCGTCCAGGCCGTCCCCCTGCGGGTGGGCGGGGTGCTCCTCGACGAGCAGCCCCTCGTCGACTTCGCCTGCCCGGCGGTCGACCCGGCGGCCATCACCCTGGTGGCGACGCCGAGCAGCCTCGCCGCGGACGGGTCCACCCGGGCCGAGCTGGTGCTCGGCGCCCTCGACGTCTGCGGGAACCCGGCCTTCGATCGCAGCGCCTCCCTGGCGGTGAGAGAGGGCTCGCCTCCGGTGTCCCTCGGCGCGAGCGCGGCGGTGCTGGCCTCGGCCGGCCGGACCGGCGACGACCTCGGCGGCAGCGAGGACGGCGTGGCGCGCTGGGAGGTCAGCAGCCCGGCGGCCGGCGTCGCCGGCTTCGAGGCCCGGGTCGACGGCGTGGGGTATCTGGCGCCCTCGCTCGTGACCTTCACCCTGCCTCCGGAGGCCGTGCTGCGAACCTTCGCCTTCGATCGCGAGGTGGCCGTGGTCGGCGACGCCGTCCTGCTCGAGGCCCAGCTGGAGTCGGCCTACGGCGCGGAGCTCGACGGGCTGACGGTGACGCCGGTCTGGAGCGGCCTGGAGGTGAAGGCCGTGCGCGGCGCGAGCCACGAGGCCGACGGCTCCTTCCTGGTGGGCGAGCTGCCCGCCGGCGAGACCCTGAGCTTCGAGGTCGAGCTGCGGGTGGTCGGTCAGGAGGCGGTGGGCGTCGAGCTCTCGACGAGCTGGCGGGAGCCGGTGACGAACGAGACCGACTCCGCGAGCGAGGCGAGGCTGCCGCTCCCGGTCGAGGCCCGGCACTACTACGACTACCGGGGCTGCGGCTGCGAGAGCGATCGCGCGAGCCACCCCGGGCTGGCCCTCCTGCTCGGCCTGCTGCTCCTGGCCCGCCGCCGTCAGGGAAGCTCGCCGAGCAGGTAG